A genomic region of Cannabis sativa cultivar Pink pepper isolate KNU-18-1 chromosome 1, ASM2916894v1, whole genome shotgun sequence contains the following coding sequences:
- the LOC115723426 gene encoding uncharacterized protein LOC115723426, giving the protein MEREYIMELLKGIVAPVLVLGMGLVVSWGYKAVISVVRPPPPKICGSLEGPPITAPRVKLRDGRYLAYEEFGVPKQQANYNIIFIHGFSSSRHGPSILSTDLSPPDIIEELGVHIVGFDKPGYGESDPDPNQTVKSLALDIEELADHLGLGSKFYVLGNSMGGQAVWGCLKYIPNRLAGAGLIAPVINYRWPSFPAKLWKECYSRQPKEDQWALRVAYYIPWLTYWWNTQTWFPSSTVISGNPINISAQDHQILNNSLSKMTPEKEKHKQQVAQQGQFESFHRAMMVGFGKWEFDPMDLKNPFPNNEGRVHLWQGEEDKLVPLELQRYIVDKLPWIHYHELPGAGHFFINAHGMGQAILNQFLIHN; this is encoded by the exons ATGGAAAGAGAATATATTATGGAGTTGTTAAAGGGAATTGTGGCTCCAGTATTGGTATTGGGGATGGGGTTGGTGGTGTCATGGGGGTACAAGGCAGTAATATCAGTAGTGAGACCACCGCCACCCAAAATATGTGGGTCGTTAGAGGGACCACCGATTACTGCTCCAAGAGTTAAGCTAAGGGATGGAAGGTATTTGGCTTACGAGGAATTTGGAGTCCCTAAACAACAAGCCAACTATAACATCATATTCATTCATGGCTTCTCTTCCTCCAGACATGGACCATCAATTCTTTCCACTGATCTTTCTCCTCCG GATATTATTGAAGAACTAGGTGTTCACATAGTGGGATTTGACAAACCAGGGTATGGAGAAAGTGACCCAGATCCTAACCAAACAGTGAAGAGTTTGGCTTTGGATATAGAAGAGCTTGCTGACCATTTGGGACTTGGATCCAAATTCTATGTGCTTGGAAATTCCATGGGTGGCCAAGCTGTTTGGGGTTGCCTCAAGTACATCCCTAATAG ACTTGCAGGAGCAGGACTAATTGCCCCTGTTATAAACTATCGATGGCCATCATTCCCTGCTAAGTTATGGAAAGAGTGCTATTCAAGACAGCCAAAAGAAGATCAATGGGCACTAAGAGTTGCTTACTACATCCCATGGCTAACCTATTGGTGGAACACTCAAACTTGGTTCCCTTCTTCCACAGTTATAAGTGGAAATCCTATCAATATCTCTGCTCAAGATCACCAAATCTTGAACAACTCACTCTCAAAAATGACTCCAGAAAAGGAAAAGCACAAG CAACAAGTGGCACAACAAGGACAATTCGAGTCGTTTCATCGAGCAATGATGGTTGGATTTGGGAAGTGGGAGTTCGATCCAATGGATTTGAAGAACCCTTTTCCCAACAATGAAGGAAGAGTCCATCTATGGCAAGGAGAGGAAGATAAGCTTGTCCCATTGGAGCTTCAACGTTACATTGTTGATAAGCTTCCATGGATTCACTACCATGAGTTGCCTGGTGCTGgtcatttttttataaatgcTCATGGAATGGGTCAAGCTATCTTAAACCAATTCTTAATTCACAACTAG